One window from the genome of Solea solea chromosome 2, fSolSol10.1, whole genome shotgun sequence encodes:
- the LOC131442990 gene encoding carboxy-terminal domain RNA polymerase II polypeptide A small phosphatase 1-like, translated as MDNPSSVITQVSRDEEGNKAAAERGSSPSLSSKKPRSGGLFSSLFCCLCRDQPEPTPVNNNAPLLVEENGTVSKVKPLLPPVKSKDSGKICVVIDLDETLVHSSFKPVNNADFIIPVEIDGTVHQVYVLKRPHVDEFLKRMGELFECVLFTASLAKYADPVSDLLDKWGAFRCRLFRESCVFHRGNYVKDLSRLGRDLNKVIIVDNSPASYIFHPDNAVPVASWFDDMSDTELLDLIPFFERLSKVDDVYTVLKHQDTAS; from the exons ATGGACAATCCGTCCTCAGTGATCACACAAGTCAGCCGGGATGAAGAGGGCAACAAAGCCGCAGCAGAGAGGG gctcttctccctctctgtcctctaaGAAGCCCAGGAGTGGAGGCCTCTTCTCCAGCCTCTTCTGCTGCCTGTGTCGGGACCAGCCCGAGCCCACGCCAGTCAACAACAACGCCCCTCTGCTGGTTGAAGAGAATGGAACTGTTTCCAAG GTGAAGCCGCTGCTGCCTCCAGTGAAGTCAAAAGACTCTGGGAAGATCTGTGTGGTCATAGACCTGGACGAGACGCTAGTCCACAGCTCTTTTAAG CCTGTGAACAATGCCGATTTCATCATTCCAGTGGAAATTGATGGAACAGTACACCAG GTGTACGTTCTGAAGCGGCCCCACGTCGACGAGTTCCTGAAGAGGATGGGAGAACTGTTCGAGTGCGTCCTGTTCACCGCCAGCTTAGCCAAG TACGCAGACCCTGTATCTGACCTCCTGGACAAATGGGGCGCCTTCCGCTGTCGCCTCTTCCGGGAATCGTGCGTCTTCCACAGGGGAAATTACGTGAAGGACCTGAGCCGCCTGGGTCGCGACCTGAACAAGGTCATCATCGTGGACAACTCCCCGGCCTCCTACATCTTCCACCCCGACAATGCA GTGCCCGTGGCCTCGTGGTTCGACGACATGTCCGACACCGAGCTGCTCGACCTGATCCCGTTCTTCGAGAGGCTGAGCAAAGTGGACGACGTCTACACGGTCCTCAAGCACCAAGACACGGCGAGCTAA
- the LOC131442944 gene encoding NLR family CARD domain-containing protein 3-like isoform X3: MMNQSEDREEGAPASEPTLCGEHKSQTEAQRSQRPDFFVSPRKPKPSCVSSNSDESMEPPIFFAKKKINMASESSGVSSNSVQSMEPPIFFAKKKTCLTQESSVSGPKPKPEPSCVSANSDESMESPIFFANRTTERRGQPAESDDVPTWKHQRFEWGCSEVPNGQSAQLPQTQLDSVFMMLEDNMVAFVKSELKRIKKILSPECFGGEDEEVLDGEHGGSSREAFLKITLDFLRKMKQKELAECLESGSRAPLCQGKLKSNLKRKYQCVFEGITKAGNPTLLNQIYTDLYITEGGSGEVNEEHEVRQIETAARKLHRAETTIKQEDIFHASPERDEPVRTMMTKGVAGIGKTVLTQKFTLDWAEDKANRDVQFMFPFTFRELNLLKGEEYSLVKLIHHFFTETKEAGIWSFEEFQMVFIFDGLDECRLPLDFRNTKILTDATESTSVDVLLINLIRGKLLPTARLWITTRPAAANLIPAECVDMVTEVRGFTDPQKEEYFKKRFQNEETASEIISHIKMSRSLHIMCHIPVFCWITATVLENVLKSRAVGELPRTLTEMYIHFLVVQSKLKVVKYDGGAETDSHWSPESMEMIKCLGKLAFEQLQKGNLIFYESDLRDCDIDVTAASVYSGVFTQIFKEEQGLYQDKVFCFVHLSVQEFLAALHVHLTFINSGVNLMSQEKSNSQMPEARKHESATTHFYQSAVDEALHSPNGHLDLFLRFLLGLSVGTNQTLLRGLLLTQTGSGSWTYQETIEYIKKKIEATSSAEKSINLFHCLNEVNDRSLVEGIQQYLRAGSLSMCKLSPGQWSALAFILLSSAKNLDVFDLKKYSASEEALPRLLLVVKASSKALMSGCNLSERSCEALASVLSSKSSSLRELDLSNNNLQDSGVKMLSAGLQSPHCALETLGLSGCNLSERSCEALGSVLGSESCSLRDLDLSNNNLEDSGMQLLSVGLQSPHCALETLR, translated from the exons ATGATGAATCAGAGCGAGGATAGAGAGGAGGGAGCTCCTGCCTCTGAACCTACTCTGTGTGGGGAGCACAAGAGCCAGACCGAAGCCCAGAG GAGTCAGAGACCAGACTTCTTTGTGTCTCCACGAAAACCTaaacccagctgtgtgtcctcaAACAGTGACGAATCAATGGAGCCACCAATATTCTTTGCTAAAAAGAA GATTAATATGGCATCTGAATCCAGCGGTGTGTCTTCAAACAGTGTCCAATCTATGGAGCCACCAATATTCTTTGCTAAAAAGAA GACttgtctgacacaagaatcatcTGTATCGGGACCCAAACCTAAACCTgaacccagctgtgtgtccgcAAACAGCGACGAATCTATGGAGTCACCAATATTCTTTGCTAATAGGACGACAGA GAGGCGGGGACAACCTGCAGAGAGCGACGACGTCCCAACTTGGAAACATCAAAG ATTTGAGTGGGGGTGCTCCGAGGTTCCCAATGGTCAGTCTGCTCAGCTGCCTCAAACACAGCTGGACTCTGTGTTTATG ATGCTGGAAGACAACATGGTTGCTTTTGTGAAGAGTGAGCTAAAGAGGATAAAGAAGATCCTGAGTCCAGAATGCTTTGggggtgaggatgaggaggtgcTTGACGGTGAACATGGggggagcagcagagaggcgtTTCTGAAGATCACACTGGACTTCTTGAGGAAGATGAAGCAGAAGGAGCTGGCTGAGTGTCTTGAGAGTG GATCCCGTGCTCCGCTTTGTCAAGGCAAACTTAAATCTAACCTGAAGAGGAAgtaccagtgtgtgtttgagggcaTCACTAAAGCAGGAAACCCAACCCTCCTGAACCAGATCTACACAGacctctacatcacagagggaggcaGCGGAGAGGTCAACGAGGAACACGAGGTCCGACAGATCGAAACGGCCGCCAGGAAACTGCACCGAGCGGAGACGACCATCAAACAAGAAGACATCTTTCACGCCTCACCTGAAAGAGATGAACCAGTCAGAACGATGATGACCAAGGGAGTGGCAGGCATCGGGAAAACCGTTTTGAcgcagaagttcactctggactgggccgaGGACAAAGCCAACAGAGAcgtacagttcatgtttccGTTCACTTTCCGAGAGCTGAATCTGCTGAAGGGGGAAGAGTACAGCCTGGTGAAACTCATTCATCACTTCTTTACagaaaccaaagaagcaggaatctggAGTTTTGAAGAGTTCCAAATGGTATTCATCTTTGACggtctggacgagtgtcgactCCCTCTGGACTTCCGCAACACAAAGATCCTGACCGATGCGACGGAGTCCACGTCGGTGGACGTGCTACTGATaaacctcatcagggggaaactgcttcccACTGCACGTCTTTGGATAACCACAAGACCCGCAGCAGCCAATCTGATCCCTGCTGAGTGTGTTGACATGGTGACggaggtcagagggttcacaGACCCACAGAAAGAGGAGTACTTCAAGAAGAGGTTTCAGAATGAGGAGACGGCCAGTGAGATCATCTCCCACATAAAGATGTCACgcagcctccacatcatgtgccacatcccagtgttctgctggatcactgccACAGTTCTGGAGAACGTGTTGAAAAGCAGAGCGGTAGGGGAGCTTCCCAggaccctgactgagatgtacatccacttcctggtggttcagtccaaacTGAAGGTGGTCAAGTATGACGGAGGAGCTGAGACGGACtcacactggagtccagagagCATGGAGATGATCAAGTGTCTcgggaaactggcttttgagcagctgcagaaaggaaacctgattTTCTACGAATCGGACCTGAGAGATTGTGACATCGATGTCACAGCAGCCTCCGTGTACTCGGGAGTGTTCACccagatctttaaagaggagcAAGGTCTGTATCAGGACAAGGTGTTCTGCTTCGTCCATttgagtgttcaggagttttTGGCTGCTCTCCATGTGCATCTGACCTTCATTAATTCTGGAGTTAATCTGATGTCGCAGGAGAAATCAAACTCCCAGATGCCTGAAGCAAGAAAACACGAGTCTGCAACGACACACTTCTATCAGAGCgctgtggacgaggccttacACAGTCCtaatggacacctggacttgttCCTCCGCTTCCTCTTGGGTCTGTCGGTAGGAACAAATCAGACTCTCCTTCGAGGCCTGCTActgacacagacaggaagtggctcGTGGACCTATCAGGAAACAATCgagtacatcaagaagaagatcgAAGCGACGTCCTCTGCAGAGAAgagcatcaacctgttccactgcCTGAATGAAGTGAACGATCGTTCTCTCGTGGAGGGGATCCAGCAGTACCTGAGAGCAGGAAGTCTCTCCATGTGCAAACTGTCTCCtggtcagtggtcagctctggctttcatcttactgtcatcCGCTAAAAACCTGGATGTGTTTGACTTGAAGAAGTATTCggcttcagaggaggctcttcCCCGGCTGCTGCTCGTGGTCAAAGCTTCAAGCAAAGCTCT AATGAGCGGCTGtaacctctcagagagaagctgtgaggCTCTggcctcagtcctcagctccaAGTCCTCTAGTTTGAGAGAGCTGGACTTGAGCAACAACAACCTGCAGGACTCTGGAGTGAAGATGCTGTCTGCTGGGCTGCAGAGTCCACACTGTGCACTGGAGACTCTCGG TCTGAGCGGCTGCaacctctcagagagaagctgtgaagctctgggCTCGGTCCTCGGCTCCGAGTCCTGTAGTCTGcgagacctggacctgagtaacaacaacCTGGAGGACTCTGGAATGCAGCTGCTGTCCGTGGGACTACAGAGTCCTCACTGTGCACTGGAGACTCTGAGGTAA
- the LOC131455235 gene encoding dynein light chain Tctex-type 3-like, producing the protein MEEYQNGNEGSFNSEEAENVVKECIENIVGAEDYSQTQVNKWTAGIVERCLTQLVKQGKPYKYIVTCAVMQKTGAGLHTANSCYWDTTMDGSCTVRWENRTMYCVVSVFAVAVV; encoded by the exons ATGGAGGAATACCAAAACGGCAACGAG ggcTCCTTCAACTCAGAAGAGGCTGAAAATGTTGTCAAAGAG TGCATCGAGAACATTGTTGGTGCTGAAGACTACAGTCAGACTCAGGTGAACAAATGGACTGCTGGTATTGTGGAGCGCTGCCTCACACAGCTGGTCAAACAGGGGAAACCATACAAGTACATTG TGACGTGCGCTGTGATGCAGAAAACAGGAGCAGGACTTCACACGGCCAACTCCTGTTACTGGGACACCACCATGGACG GGAGCTGTACAGTGAGATGGGAAAACCGCACCATGTActgtgtggtcagtgtgtttgcCGTCGCTGTCGTAtag
- the LOC131442944 gene encoding NLR family CARD domain-containing protein 3-like isoform X1, which yields MMNQSEDREEGAPASEPTLCGEHKSQTEAQRSQRPDFFVSPRKPKPSCVSSNSDESMEPPIFFAKKKINMASESSGVSSNSVQSMEPPIFFAKKKTCLTQESSVSGPKPKPEPSCVSANSDESMESPIFFANRTTERRGQPAESDDVPTWKHQRFEWGCSEVPNGQSAQLPQTQLDSVFMMLEDNMVAFVKSELKRIKKILSPECFGGEDEEVLDGEHGGSSREAFLKITLDFLRKMKQKELAECLESGSRAPLCQGKLKSNLKRKYQCVFEGITKAGNPTLLNQIYTDLYITEGGSGEVNEEHEVRQIETAARKLHRAETTIKQEDIFHASPERDEPVRTMMTKGVAGIGKTVLTQKFTLDWAEDKANRDVQFMFPFTFRELNLLKGEEYSLVKLIHHFFTETKEAGIWSFEEFQMVFIFDGLDECRLPLDFRNTKILTDATESTSVDVLLINLIRGKLLPTARLWITTRPAAANLIPAECVDMVTEVRGFTDPQKEEYFKKRFQNEETASEIISHIKMSRSLHIMCHIPVFCWITATVLENVLKSRAVGELPRTLTEMYIHFLVVQSKLKVVKYDGGAETDSHWSPESMEMIKCLGKLAFEQLQKGNLIFYESDLRDCDIDVTAASVYSGVFTQIFKEEQGLYQDKVFCFVHLSVQEFLAALHVHLTFINSGVNLMSQEKSNSQMPEARKHESATTHFYQSAVDEALHSPNGHLDLFLRFLLGLSVGTNQTLLRGLLLTQTGSGSWTYQETIEYIKKKIEATSSAEKSINLFHCLNEVNDRSLVEGIQQYLRAGSLSMCKLSPGQWSALAFILLSSAKNLDVFDLKKYSASEEALPRLLLVVKASSKALMSGCNLSERSCEALASVLSSKSSSLRELDLSNNNLQDSGVKMLSAGLQSPHCALETLGLSGCNLSERSCEALGSVLGSESCSLRDLDLSNNNLEDSGMQLLSVGLQSPHCALETLRLGPDTVWWLRPGLRKYFLEHTFDTNTLNRNLQVSDDSRTVTHVDDSLRYPDHTERFDDRPQLLCSNALTGRCYWEVDWSGIACVSVSYRGIARKGEGDDCWFGRNTQSWALYCSDVEGCTITHNNRHVCSEGSYLAYHDNELTTSPVTSSFTRPNRVAVFVDCPAGTLSFFAVSSDSLVHLHTFNTTFTDTLYAGFGFWSWSGASVSLPAV from the exons ATGATGAATCAGAGCGAGGATAGAGAGGAGGGAGCTCCTGCCTCTGAACCTACTCTGTGTGGGGAGCACAAGAGCCAGACCGAAGCCCAGAG GAGTCAGAGACCAGACTTCTTTGTGTCTCCACGAAAACCTaaacccagctgtgtgtcctcaAACAGTGACGAATCAATGGAGCCACCAATATTCTTTGCTAAAAAGAA GATTAATATGGCATCTGAATCCAGCGGTGTGTCTTCAAACAGTGTCCAATCTATGGAGCCACCAATATTCTTTGCTAAAAAGAA GACttgtctgacacaagaatcatcTGTATCGGGACCCAAACCTAAACCTgaacccagctgtgtgtccgcAAACAGCGACGAATCTATGGAGTCACCAATATTCTTTGCTAATAGGACGACAGA GAGGCGGGGACAACCTGCAGAGAGCGACGACGTCCCAACTTGGAAACATCAAAG ATTTGAGTGGGGGTGCTCCGAGGTTCCCAATGGTCAGTCTGCTCAGCTGCCTCAAACACAGCTGGACTCTGTGTTTATG ATGCTGGAAGACAACATGGTTGCTTTTGTGAAGAGTGAGCTAAAGAGGATAAAGAAGATCCTGAGTCCAGAATGCTTTGggggtgaggatgaggaggtgcTTGACGGTGAACATGGggggagcagcagagaggcgtTTCTGAAGATCACACTGGACTTCTTGAGGAAGATGAAGCAGAAGGAGCTGGCTGAGTGTCTTGAGAGTG GATCCCGTGCTCCGCTTTGTCAAGGCAAACTTAAATCTAACCTGAAGAGGAAgtaccagtgtgtgtttgagggcaTCACTAAAGCAGGAAACCCAACCCTCCTGAACCAGATCTACACAGacctctacatcacagagggaggcaGCGGAGAGGTCAACGAGGAACACGAGGTCCGACAGATCGAAACGGCCGCCAGGAAACTGCACCGAGCGGAGACGACCATCAAACAAGAAGACATCTTTCACGCCTCACCTGAAAGAGATGAACCAGTCAGAACGATGATGACCAAGGGAGTGGCAGGCATCGGGAAAACCGTTTTGAcgcagaagttcactctggactgggccgaGGACAAAGCCAACAGAGAcgtacagttcatgtttccGTTCACTTTCCGAGAGCTGAATCTGCTGAAGGGGGAAGAGTACAGCCTGGTGAAACTCATTCATCACTTCTTTACagaaaccaaagaagcaggaatctggAGTTTTGAAGAGTTCCAAATGGTATTCATCTTTGACggtctggacgagtgtcgactCCCTCTGGACTTCCGCAACACAAAGATCCTGACCGATGCGACGGAGTCCACGTCGGTGGACGTGCTACTGATaaacctcatcagggggaaactgcttcccACTGCACGTCTTTGGATAACCACAAGACCCGCAGCAGCCAATCTGATCCCTGCTGAGTGTGTTGACATGGTGACggaggtcagagggttcacaGACCCACAGAAAGAGGAGTACTTCAAGAAGAGGTTTCAGAATGAGGAGACGGCCAGTGAGATCATCTCCCACATAAAGATGTCACgcagcctccacatcatgtgccacatcccagtgttctgctggatcactgccACAGTTCTGGAGAACGTGTTGAAAAGCAGAGCGGTAGGGGAGCTTCCCAggaccctgactgagatgtacatccacttcctggtggttcagtccaaacTGAAGGTGGTCAAGTATGACGGAGGAGCTGAGACGGACtcacactggagtccagagagCATGGAGATGATCAAGTGTCTcgggaaactggcttttgagcagctgcagaaaggaaacctgattTTCTACGAATCGGACCTGAGAGATTGTGACATCGATGTCACAGCAGCCTCCGTGTACTCGGGAGTGTTCACccagatctttaaagaggagcAAGGTCTGTATCAGGACAAGGTGTTCTGCTTCGTCCATttgagtgttcaggagttttTGGCTGCTCTCCATGTGCATCTGACCTTCATTAATTCTGGAGTTAATCTGATGTCGCAGGAGAAATCAAACTCCCAGATGCCTGAAGCAAGAAAACACGAGTCTGCAACGACACACTTCTATCAGAGCgctgtggacgaggccttacACAGTCCtaatggacacctggacttgttCCTCCGCTTCCTCTTGGGTCTGTCGGTAGGAACAAATCAGACTCTCCTTCGAGGCCTGCTActgacacagacaggaagtggctcGTGGACCTATCAGGAAACAATCgagtacatcaagaagaagatcgAAGCGACGTCCTCTGCAGAGAAgagcatcaacctgttccactgcCTGAATGAAGTGAACGATCGTTCTCTCGTGGAGGGGATCCAGCAGTACCTGAGAGCAGGAAGTCTCTCCATGTGCAAACTGTCTCCtggtcagtggtcagctctggctttcatcttactgtcatcCGCTAAAAACCTGGATGTGTTTGACTTGAAGAAGTATTCggcttcagaggaggctcttcCCCGGCTGCTGCTCGTGGTCAAAGCTTCAAGCAAAGCTCT AATGAGCGGCTGtaacctctcagagagaagctgtgaggCTCTggcctcagtcctcagctccaAGTCCTCTAGTTTGAGAGAGCTGGACTTGAGCAACAACAACCTGCAGGACTCTGGAGTGAAGATGCTGTCTGCTGGGCTGCAGAGTCCACACTGTGCACTGGAGACTCTCGG TCTGAGCGGCTGCaacctctcagagagaagctgtgaagctctgggCTCGGTCCTCGGCTCCGAGTCCTGTAGTCTGcgagacctggacctgagtaacaacaacCTGGAGGACTCTGGAATGCAGCTGCTGTCCGTGGGACTACAGAGTCCTCACTGTGCACTGGAGACTCTGAG GCTGGGGCCTGACACTGTCTGGTGGTTGAGGCCAGGTCTGAGGAAGT ATTTCCTTGAGCACACctttgacacaaacacactgaacagGAACCTCCAAGTGTCTGACGACTCCAGGACGGTGACACACGTGGACGACTCCCTGAGGTATCCCGATCACACCGAGAGGTTTGACGACCGGCCCCAGCTGCTGTGCTCCAACGCTCTGACCGGTCGCTGCTACTGGGAGGTCGACTGGAGCGGCATCGCCTGCGTGTCGGTGAGCTACAGAGGAATCGCGCGCAAGGGAGAGGGCGACGACTGTTGGTTCGGGAGGAACACTCAGTCCTGGGCTCTGTACTGCTCTGATGTTGAGGGATGCACGATCACACACAATAACCGTCACGTCTGCTCTGAGGGCAGTTACCTCGCGTATCACGACAACGAGCTCACGACCAGCCCCGTCACCTCCTCCTTCACTCGCCCAAACAGAGTAGCGGTGTTCGTGGACTGTCCTGCGGGGACGCTGTCCTTCTTCGCCGTCTCCTCTGACTCGCTCGTCCACCTGCACACCTTCAACACCACGTTCACCGACACTCTTTATGCTGGGTTTGGCTTCTGGAGCTGGTCTGGTGCCTCGGTCTCTCTGCCTGCAGTGTAG
- the LOC131442944 gene encoding NLR family CARD domain-containing protein 3-like isoform X2, producing the protein MDATMHKSYSTNRINMASESSGVSSNSVQSMEPPIFFAKKKTCLTQESSVSGPKPKPEPSCVSANSDESMESPIFFANRTTERRGQPAESDDVPTWKHQRFEWGCSEVPNGQSAQLPQTQLDSVFMMLEDNMVAFVKSELKRIKKILSPECFGGEDEEVLDGEHGGSSREAFLKITLDFLRKMKQKELAECLESGSRAPLCQGKLKSNLKRKYQCVFEGITKAGNPTLLNQIYTDLYITEGGSGEVNEEHEVRQIETAARKLHRAETTIKQEDIFHASPERDEPVRTMMTKGVAGIGKTVLTQKFTLDWAEDKANRDVQFMFPFTFRELNLLKGEEYSLVKLIHHFFTETKEAGIWSFEEFQMVFIFDGLDECRLPLDFRNTKILTDATESTSVDVLLINLIRGKLLPTARLWITTRPAAANLIPAECVDMVTEVRGFTDPQKEEYFKKRFQNEETASEIISHIKMSRSLHIMCHIPVFCWITATVLENVLKSRAVGELPRTLTEMYIHFLVVQSKLKVVKYDGGAETDSHWSPESMEMIKCLGKLAFEQLQKGNLIFYESDLRDCDIDVTAASVYSGVFTQIFKEEQGLYQDKVFCFVHLSVQEFLAALHVHLTFINSGVNLMSQEKSNSQMPEARKHESATTHFYQSAVDEALHSPNGHLDLFLRFLLGLSVGTNQTLLRGLLLTQTGSGSWTYQETIEYIKKKIEATSSAEKSINLFHCLNEVNDRSLVEGIQQYLRAGSLSMCKLSPGQWSALAFILLSSAKNLDVFDLKKYSASEEALPRLLLVVKASSKALMSGCNLSERSCEALASVLSSKSSSLRELDLSNNNLQDSGVKMLSAGLQSPHCALETLGLSGCNLSERSCEALGSVLGSESCSLRDLDLSNNNLEDSGMQLLSVGLQSPHCALETLRLGPDTVWWLRPGLRKYFLEHTFDTNTLNRNLQVSDDSRTVTHVDDSLRYPDHTERFDDRPQLLCSNALTGRCYWEVDWSGIACVSVSYRGIARKGEGDDCWFGRNTQSWALYCSDVEGCTITHNNRHVCSEGSYLAYHDNELTTSPVTSSFTRPNRVAVFVDCPAGTLSFFAVSSDSLVHLHTFNTTFTDTLYAGFGFWSWSGASVSLPAV; encoded by the exons ATGGATGCTACTATGCACAAATCTTACTCGACAAATAG GATTAATATGGCATCTGAATCCAGCGGTGTGTCTTCAAACAGTGTCCAATCTATGGAGCCACCAATATTCTTTGCTAAAAAGAA GACttgtctgacacaagaatcatcTGTATCGGGACCCAAACCTAAACCTgaacccagctgtgtgtccgcAAACAGCGACGAATCTATGGAGTCACCAATATTCTTTGCTAATAGGACGACAGA GAGGCGGGGACAACCTGCAGAGAGCGACGACGTCCCAACTTGGAAACATCAAAG ATTTGAGTGGGGGTGCTCCGAGGTTCCCAATGGTCAGTCTGCTCAGCTGCCTCAAACACAGCTGGACTCTGTGTTTATG ATGCTGGAAGACAACATGGTTGCTTTTGTGAAGAGTGAGCTAAAGAGGATAAAGAAGATCCTGAGTCCAGAATGCTTTGggggtgaggatgaggaggtgcTTGACGGTGAACATGGggggagcagcagagaggcgtTTCTGAAGATCACACTGGACTTCTTGAGGAAGATGAAGCAGAAGGAGCTGGCTGAGTGTCTTGAGAGTG GATCCCGTGCTCCGCTTTGTCAAGGCAAACTTAAATCTAACCTGAAGAGGAAgtaccagtgtgtgtttgagggcaTCACTAAAGCAGGAAACCCAACCCTCCTGAACCAGATCTACACAGacctctacatcacagagggaggcaGCGGAGAGGTCAACGAGGAACACGAGGTCCGACAGATCGAAACGGCCGCCAGGAAACTGCACCGAGCGGAGACGACCATCAAACAAGAAGACATCTTTCACGCCTCACCTGAAAGAGATGAACCAGTCAGAACGATGATGACCAAGGGAGTGGCAGGCATCGGGAAAACCGTTTTGAcgcagaagttcactctggactgggccgaGGACAAAGCCAACAGAGAcgtacagttcatgtttccGTTCACTTTCCGAGAGCTGAATCTGCTGAAGGGGGAAGAGTACAGCCTGGTGAAACTCATTCATCACTTCTTTACagaaaccaaagaagcaggaatctggAGTTTTGAAGAGTTCCAAATGGTATTCATCTTTGACggtctggacgagtgtcgactCCCTCTGGACTTCCGCAACACAAAGATCCTGACCGATGCGACGGAGTCCACGTCGGTGGACGTGCTACTGATaaacctcatcagggggaaactgcttcccACTGCACGTCTTTGGATAACCACAAGACCCGCAGCAGCCAATCTGATCCCTGCTGAGTGTGTTGACATGGTGACggaggtcagagggttcacaGACCCACAGAAAGAGGAGTACTTCAAGAAGAGGTTTCAGAATGAGGAGACGGCCAGTGAGATCATCTCCCACATAAAGATGTCACgcagcctccacatcatgtgccacatcccagtgttctgctggatcactgccACAGTTCTGGAGAACGTGTTGAAAAGCAGAGCGGTAGGGGAGCTTCCCAggaccctgactgagatgtacatccacttcctggtggttcagtccaaacTGAAGGTGGTCAAGTATGACGGAGGAGCTGAGACGGACtcacactggagtccagagagCATGGAGATGATCAAGTGTCTcgggaaactggcttttgagcagctgcagaaaggaaacctgattTTCTACGAATCGGACCTGAGAGATTGTGACATCGATGTCACAGCAGCCTCCGTGTACTCGGGAGTGTTCACccagatctttaaagaggagcAAGGTCTGTATCAGGACAAGGTGTTCTGCTTCGTCCATttgagtgttcaggagttttTGGCTGCTCTCCATGTGCATCTGACCTTCATTAATTCTGGAGTTAATCTGATGTCGCAGGAGAAATCAAACTCCCAGATGCCTGAAGCAAGAAAACACGAGTCTGCAACGACACACTTCTATCAGAGCgctgtggacgaggccttacACAGTCCtaatggacacctggacttgttCCTCCGCTTCCTCTTGGGTCTGTCGGTAGGAACAAATCAGACTCTCCTTCGAGGCCTGCTActgacacagacaggaagtggctcGTGGACCTATCAGGAAACAATCgagtacatcaagaagaagatcgAAGCGACGTCCTCTGCAGAGAAgagcatcaacctgttccactgcCTGAATGAAGTGAACGATCGTTCTCTCGTGGAGGGGATCCAGCAGTACCTGAGAGCAGGAAGTCTCTCCATGTGCAAACTGTCTCCtggtcagtggtcagctctggctttcatcttactgtcatcCGCTAAAAACCTGGATGTGTTTGACTTGAAGAAGTATTCggcttcagaggaggctcttcCCCGGCTGCTGCTCGTGGTCAAAGCTTCAAGCAAAGCTCT AATGAGCGGCTGtaacctctcagagagaagctgtgaggCTCTggcctcagtcctcagctccaAGTCCTCTAGTTTGAGAGAGCTGGACTTGAGCAACAACAACCTGCAGGACTCTGGAGTGAAGATGCTGTCTGCTGGGCTGCAGAGTCCACACTGTGCACTGGAGACTCTCGG TCTGAGCGGCTGCaacctctcagagagaagctgtgaagctctgggCTCGGTCCTCGGCTCCGAGTCCTGTAGTCTGcgagacctggacctgagtaacaacaacCTGGAGGACTCTGGAATGCAGCTGCTGTCCGTGGGACTACAGAGTCCTCACTGTGCACTGGAGACTCTGAG GCTGGGGCCTGACACTGTCTGGTGGTTGAGGCCAGGTCTGAGGAAGT ATTTCCTTGAGCACACctttgacacaaacacactgaacagGAACCTCCAAGTGTCTGACGACTCCAGGACGGTGACACACGTGGACGACTCCCTGAGGTATCCCGATCACACCGAGAGGTTTGACGACCGGCCCCAGCTGCTGTGCTCCAACGCTCTGACCGGTCGCTGCTACTGGGAGGTCGACTGGAGCGGCATCGCCTGCGTGTCGGTGAGCTACAGAGGAATCGCGCGCAAGGGAGAGGGCGACGACTGTTGGTTCGGGAGGAACACTCAGTCCTGGGCTCTGTACTGCTCTGATGTTGAGGGATGCACGATCACACACAATAACCGTCACGTCTGCTCTGAGGGCAGTTACCTCGCGTATCACGACAACGAGCTCACGACCAGCCCCGTCACCTCCTCCTTCACTCGCCCAAACAGAGTAGCGGTGTTCGTGGACTGTCCTGCGGGGACGCTGTCCTTCTTCGCCGTCTCCTCTGACTCGCTCGTCCACCTGCACACCTTCAACACCACGTTCACCGACACTCTTTATGCTGGGTTTGGCTTCTGGAGCTGGTCTGGTGCCTCGGTCTCTCTGCCTGCAGTGTAG